In a single window of the Drosophila albomicans strain 15112-1751.03 chromosome 3, ASM965048v2, whole genome shotgun sequence genome:
- the LOC117571767 gene encoding vacuolar protein sorting-associated protein 26C-like, giving the protein MSASAFNFDIKLKRENKVYYENDMLIGCVQFQCPSETKHDGILLTLDGVVNLQLSSKTVGLFDAFYNSVKPITLLQNSLELSAPGKLSAGNSEFHFELPLVCKKEPRKLYETYHGVFISINYQLKCDVNVKRNFLGKSLQKTQQFCVQYKPLPLDNEASRLAVPFSLSMSNAKERVTMPRFLITGRLDRLESCVTMPITGSLTVQHTEAPIKSIEMQLVRVETCGCDEGYSKDATEVQTIQIADGNVMPKLEIPIYMVLPRLFTCPTLLTKNFKIEFELNLVVLFKEDHSVSENFKILLKRASGPLPSKLTTAGR; this is encoded by the exons ATGAGTGCAAGTGCTTTTAACTTTGACATAAAGTTGAAACGCGAAAACAAAGTGTACTACGAAAAT gacatgcTAATTGGTTGTGTGCAATTTCAATGCCCCAGCGAAACGAAGCACGATGGAATACTCCTAACACTCGACGGCGTTGTCAATTTGCAGCTAAGCAGTAAAACTGTTGGACTTTTCGATGCCTTTTACAATTCCGTTAAGCCCATCACTTTGCTGCAGAACAGCCTGGAGCTTTCAGCACCTGGCAAACTCTCAGCAGGCAACTCGGAGTTTCACTTCGAATTGCCTTTGGTGTGCAAAAAAGAGCCACGAAAGTTATACGAGACATATCACGGCGTCTTTATCAGCATCAATTATCAGCTGAAATGTGATGTTAATGTGAAGCGTAATTTCCTGGGCAAATCTCTACAGAAGACGCAACAATTCTGTGTGCAATACAAACCCTTGCCCTTGGACAATGAGGCATCTCGTCTCGCAGTTCCCTTCAGTCTGAGCATGAGCAATGCCAAGGAGCGTGTCACAATGCCTAGATTTCTGATCACAGGACGTTTGGATCGTCTGGAGTCGTGCGTCACGATGCCCATCACTGGCAGCCTGACTGTGCAACACACGGAGGCGCCCATCAAGTCCATTGAAATGCAGCTGGTGCGTGTGGAAACCTGTGGCTGCGATGAAGGCTACTCCAAGGATGCTACCGAAGTGCAAACGATTCAAATAGCCGATGGAAATGTTATGCCCAAACTCGAAATACCCATTTATATGGTCTTGCCACGTCTTTTTACTTGCCCCACGCTGCTAACGAAGAACTTTAAAATTG agTTTGAGCTGAATTTGGTTGTGTTGTTCAAGGAGGATCACAGCGTCAGCGAGAACTTTAAAATTCTTCTAAAACGAGCCTCGGGACCTTTGCCAAGCAAATTAACAACAGCGGGACGCTGA
- the LOC117571765 gene encoding LOW QUALITY PROTEIN: 28S ribosomal protein S31, mitochondrial-like (The sequence of the model RefSeq protein was modified relative to this genomic sequence to represent the inferred CDS: inserted 1 base in 1 codon; deleted 1 base in 1 codon), producing the protein MLALRSTQRLSIRALLPAXMQNVGLVNYSSSSQSKDDDGSSSSDDEKKTKKARKPAEPTETAAQRLNRLLGSMQTQSNDQLTATEFPRPGDANRRRREALKQDPASNKDVITAAKNIASMLGSSESDKKQTESELLAKLLGHNLDVAPTADGAPGDAKGTAGAESSATEKELNLSDIIVGMKIDRRQQPAHQEQTRGEYVRRSLASRPQSRSDTANIKKQQRPQRHVKREAEVFTGSVNLYGSEPLGIFTKAATTLQDSPDILSTWSSLSERELKLQAAQPPANHFEQMIQWTTQGKLWRFPINNEQDLQEEANVDFSEHIFLEQHLEGWCPTKGPIRHFMELVCVGLSKNPYVTAQEKQEHILWFRDYFEAKKDILKDLMSKEGIEKIKSVSA; encoded by the exons ATGTTGGCACTGCGCAGCACGCAAAGACTCAGCATACG TGCTCTGCTGCCGG GTATGCAAAACGTGGGACTCGTCAACTATTCTAGCAGCTCGCAATCCAAAGACGACGAtggctcctcctcctccgatGATGAgaagaaaaccaaaaaggcACGCAAGCCGGCTGAGCCAACAGAAACAGCGGCACAGCGTTTGAATCGTTTGCTGGGCAGTATGCAAACGCAGTCCAATGATCAGTTGACTGCCACGGAGTTTCCACGTCCCGGCGATGCTAATCGACGGCGCCGGGAGGCTCTGAAGCAGGACCCTGCCTCTAACAAGGATGTGATCACAGCTGCCAAGAATATAGCCAGCATGTTGGGCAGCAGCGAAAGCGATAAGAAGCAAACTGAATCCGAGTTGCTGGCCAAACTGCTAGGACATAATTTGGATGTTGCACCTACTGCAGATGGAGCTCCAGGCGATGCCAAAGGCACAGCAGGAGCGGAGTCCAGTGCCACAGAAAAGGAACTGAATTTGAG TGACATAATTGTGGGCATGAAGATTGATCGTCGCCAGCAGCCAGCTCATCAAGAGCAGACTCGCGGCGAGTATGTGCGTCGCTCGCTGGCATCTCGTCCCCAATCCCGTTCAGAC ACCGCAAACATCAAAAAGCAGCAGCGACCACAACGTCACGTAAAGCGCGAAGCCGAAGTTTTCACGGGCAGCGTTAATTTATATGGCAGCGAACCGTTGGGCATCTTTACCAAAGCTGCTACCACACTTCAGGATTCACCTGACATTCTGTCCACCTGGTCGTCGCTTAGCGAACGTGAATTAAAGCTGCAGGCAGCGCAGCCGCCAGCAAACCATTTCGAACAAATGATTCAGTGGACAACACAAGGAAAACTCTGGCGTTTCCCCATCAACAACGAGCAGGATCTGCAGGAGGAGGCGAACGTGGACTTTTCCGAGCATATCTTTCTCGAACAGCATTTGGAGGGATGGTGTCCCACCAAAGGACCCATTCGTCATTTCATGGAGCTGGTGTGCGTCGGTCTCTCCAAGAATCCCTATGTGACGGCACAAGAGAAACAGGAGCACATTTTGTGGTTCCGCGATTACTTTGAGGCCAAGAAGGACATACTCAAGGATCTAATGAGCAAAGAAGGCATTGAGAAAATCAAAAGCGTTTCCGCTTAA
- the LOC117571763 gene encoding E3 ubiquitin-protein ligase mind-bomb-like translates to MRFNYNFRVVISDGGEGHVGTVRNFESAEEVVVVWDNGTAANYRCAGAYDLRILDSAPTGVKHEGTMCDTCRQQPIFGIRWKCAECINYDLCSICYHGDKHHLRHRFYRISTPGGERAMLEPRRKSKKVLARGIFPGARVVRGVDWQWEDQDGGVGRRGKVNEIQDWSSASPRSAAYVIWDNGSKNLYRVGFEGMADLKVVNDAKGSNVYRDHLPLLGENGPGKGPHGFQIGDKVTVDLDLEIVQSLQHGHGGWTDGMFECLSNAGMVVGIDEDHDIVVAYNSGNRWTFNPAVLTKVSSPTTAPPEFQVGDIVKICSDVESIKMLQRGHGEWADAMQLTLGKIGRVQQVYHDNDLKVEVGNTSWTYNPLAVCKVLSTGAAGAATNATGDGNCAPVIPSGERLSAILKKLFEPNVSGDATEEFVKAAANGFASRCEEYLAGAGQPSTSSAAAAAAAGSPSGVAVPEVNVNGVFAGHTALQAASQNGHIEVIQVLLRHAVDVEIEDKDGDRAVHHAAFGDEAAVIEILAKAGADLNARNKRRQTSLHIAVNKGHLNVVKTLLTLGCHPSLQDSEGDTPLHDAISKEHDEMLSLLLDFGADITLNNNNGFNALHHAALKGNPSAMRILLTKTNRPWIVEEKKDDGYTALHLAALNNHVEIAELLVHMGKANMDRQNVNLQTALHLAVERQHVQIVKLLVQDGADLNIADKDGDTPLHEALRHHTLSQLKQLQDVEGFGKLLMGLRNANNKKASASIACFLAANGADLTLKNRKLQTPLDLCPDPNLCKTLLKCYNERKTDDAELPGNVAGTSLNARARAQSAAAAGGGGSAGGVAAGMHQSATANIPLNTVASGSAFNLNGLAADMAQSQHAESSSSRKNSAAAGNNNTKPASLEECLVCSDAKRDTVFKPCGHVSCCETCAPRVKKCLICRETVASREKIDECLVCSDRRAAVFFRPCGHMVACEHCSALMKKCVLCRTQIDEMLSFTLCCGGNGTAEKVSIAGTACLTVSEDKFIEPPCVNTSGHSVAMNNTVVTPVAGGGNNSTNNGSNQLNSQNNLLAAAAAANVNNAPATGMLAPSNVNNFQMDDVQKLKQQLQDIKEQTMCPVCFDRIKNMVFLCGHGTCQMCGDQIEGCPICRKTVEKRILLF, encoded by the exons ATGCgcttcaattataattttcgtGTTGTGATTAGC GATGGCGGTGAGGGTCACGTGGGCACCGTACGCAACTTTGAATCCGCCGAGGAAGTTGTCGTCGTCTGGGACAACGGCACAGCGGCCAATTATCGCTGTGCCGGCGCCTACGATTTGCGTATTCTGGACAGCGCTCCGACGGGAGTGAAGCATGAGGGCACCATGTGCGACACCTGCAGACAGCAACCGATCTTTGGCATACGCTGGAAGTGTGCCGAGTGCATCAACTACGATCTGTGCTCGATTTGTTATCACGGCGACAAGCATCACTTGCGTCATCGCTTCTACAGGATTAGCACACCAGGCGGTGAACGTGCAATGCTCGAACCACGTCGCAAATCCAAAAAAGTGCTGGCACGTGGCATTTTCCCAGGCGCACGTGTTGTGCGTGGCGTCGACTGGCAGTGGGAGGATCAGGACGGAGGCGTCGGACGGCGTGGCAAAGTCAATGAGATACAGGATTGGTCGTCGGCCTCGCCACGCTCTGCAGCCTATGTCATCTGGGACAATGGCTCGAAGAATCTGTATCGCGTGGGCTTCGAGGGAATGGCCGATCTGAAGGTGGTCAATGATGCCAAGGGCAGCAATGTGTATCGCGATCATTTGCCGCTGCTGGGCGAGAATGGACCGGGCAAGGGGCCGCATGGCTTTCAAATTGGCGACAAGGTCACCGTCGATTTGGATCTGGAGATTGTGCAATCCCTGCAGCATGGACACGGCGGCTGGACCGACGGCATGTTCGAGTGCCTCAGCAATGCCGGCATGGTCGTGGGCATCGATGAGGATCACGACATTGTTGTCGCCTACAACTCCGGCAATCGTTGGACCTTCAATCCAGCGGTGCTCACCAAGGTGTCGTCACCAACTACAGCGCCACCCGAGTTCCAAGTGGGCGACATTGTCAAGATCTGTTCGGATGTGGAGAGCATTAAGATGCTGCAACGTGGTCATGGCGAATGGGCTGATGCTATGCAGCTGACGCTGGGAAAAATTGGACGTGTGCAGCAGGTGTATCATGACAATGACCTCAAGGTGGAGGTGGGCAACACTTCGTGGACCTACAATCCCCTGGCTGTCTGCAAGGTGCTGTCGACTGGTGCCGCAGGTGCTGCCACTAATGCGACTGGTGATGGCAATTGTGCTCCGGTTATTCCCAGTGGCGAACGTTTGTCTGCCATACTGAAGAAGCTCTTTGAGCCGAATGTATCGGGTGATGCCACCGAGGAGTTTGTCAAGGCTGCCGCCAATGGATTTGCC TCCCGCTGCGAGGAGTATTTGGCTGGCGCTGGACAGCCTTCGACTTCGAGCGCAGCAGCCGCTGCGGCAGCAGGAAGTCCCAGTGGCGTTGCTGTGCCCGAGGTGAATGTTAATGGCGTCTTTGCGGGTCACACAGCACTGCAGGCGGCCAGCCAGAATGGACATATCGAGGTCATTCAAGTGCTGTTGCGTCATGCCGTCGACGTGGAGATTGAGGACAAGGACGGCGATCGTGCTGTGCATCATGCCGCCTTTGGTGATGAGGCGGCTGTCATTGAGATATTGGCCAAGGCTGGAGCGGATTTGAATGCGCGTAACAAGCGTCGCCAGACATCGCTGCATATTGCCGTCAACAAGGGGCATTTGAATGTGGTGAAGACGCTGCTCACGCTCGGCTGCCATCCCAGTCTGCAGGACTCTGAGGGCGATACGCCGCTGCACGATGCCATATCGAAG GAGCACGATGAGATGCTGTCACTGCTGCTGGACTTTGGCGCCGACATCAcgctgaacaacaacaacggcttCAATGCCTTGCATCATGCAGCGCTCAAGGGGAATCCGAGCGCAATGCGCATACTATTGACAAAAACCAATCGTCCTTGGATTGTGGAGGAGAAGAAGGACGATGGATATACTGCACTTCATTTGGCGGCACTCAACAATCATGTGGAAATCGCCGAGCTGCTCGTTCATATGGGTAAAGCCAATATGGATCGACAGAATGTGAATCTGCAGACGGCTTTGCACTTGGCCGTGGAGCGTCAGCATGTGCAGATTGTCAAGCTGTTGGTGCAGGATGGCGCCGACTTGAATATTGCCGACAAGGATGGTGATACACCTCTGCATGAGGCACTGCGTCATCATACGTTGTCgcagctgaagcagctgcAGGATGTCGAAGGATTTGGCAAGCTGCTGATGGGATTGCGCAATGCCAATAACAAGAAGGCATCGGCATCGATTGCTTGCTTCTTGGCCGCCAATGGCGCCGATTTGACACTCAAGAATCGCAAGCTGCAGACGCCATTGGATCTGTGCCCAGATCCCAATCTGTGCAAGACGCTGCTGAAGTGCTACAACGAGCGCAAGACCGACGATGCCGAGTTGCCCGGCAATGTGGCGGGCACCAGTCTCAATGCACGAGCTCGTGCCCAAAGCGCTGCAGCAGCTGGTGGAGGAGGCAGCGCTGGAGGAGTTGCAGCTGGCATGCATCAGTCCGCCACAGCGAATATACCGCTTAATACCGTGGCATCGGGCAGCGCCTTCAATCTCAATGGTCTGGCTGCGGACATGGCGCAATCACAGCATGCAGAGTCGAGCAGCAGCCGCAAGAATAGCGCAGCTGCtggcaacaataacacaaaGCCGGCCAGCTTGGAGGAGTGTCTGGTGTGCTCGGATGCCAAGCGTGATACCGTCTTCAAGCCCTGCGGCCATGTCAGCTGCTGTGAGACTTGTGCGCCGCGCGTTAAGAAGTGTCTCATTTGCCGTGAAACTGTCGCATCGCGTGAGAAGATTGACGAATGTCTCGTCTGCTCGGATCGTCGTGCGGCTGTCTTCTTTCGTCCATGCGGTCACATGGTTGCCTGCGAGCATTGCAGTGCACTGATGAAGAAGTGTGTGCTCTGTCGCACCCAAATCGATGAGATGCTCTCGTTTACGCTGTGCTGCGGCGGCAATGGAACCGCCGAGAAGGTCAGCATTGCTGGCACCGCTTGCCTTACGGTCAGCGAGGATAAGTTCATTGAGCCACCGTGTGTGAATACTTCGGGACATAGTGTGGCAATGAATAATACTGTGGTTACTCCGGTAGCTGgtggtggcaacaacagcaccaacaacggcagcaatcAATTGAATAGCCAGAACaatttgttggctgctgcggcagctgcGAATGTTAATAATGCGCCAGCGACTGGCATGCTGGCGCCCTCGAATGTCAACAATTTCCAAATGGACGATGTGCAGAAGCTcaagcaacagctgcaagACATCAAAGAACAG ACCATGTGCCCCGTTTGCTTCGATCGCATTAAGAATATGGTATTTCTCTGTGGACACGGCACCTGTCAAATGTGCGGCGATCAAATCGAAGGTTGCCCCATTTGCCGTAAGACAGTGGAGAAGCGCATCTTGTTGTTCTGA
- the LOC117571764 gene encoding LOW QUALITY PROTEIN: 28S ribosomal protein S31, mitochondrial-like (The sequence of the model RefSeq protein was modified relative to this genomic sequence to represent the inferred CDS: deleted 2 bases in 1 codon) — MLALRSTQRLSIRALLPAVCKNVGLVNYSSSSQSKDDDGSSSSDDEKKTKKARKPAEPTETAAQRLNRLLGSMQTQSNDQLTATEFPRPGDANRRRREALKQDPASNKDVITAAKNIASMLGSSESDKKQTESELLAKLLGHNLDVAPTADGAPGDAKGTAGAESSATEKELNLSDIIVGMKIDRRQQPAHQEQTRGEYVRRSLASRPQSRSDDRKHQKQQRPQRHVKREAEVFTGSVNLYGSEPLGIFTKAATTLQDSPDILSTWSSLSERELKLQAAQPPANHFEQMIQWTTQGKLWRFPSNNEQDLQEEANVDFSEHIFLEQHLEGWCPTKGPIRHFMELVCVGLSKNPYVTAQEKQEHILWFRDYFEAKKDILKDLMSKEGIEKIKSVSA; from the exons ATGTTGGCACTGCGCAGCACGCAAAGACTCAGCATACG TGCTCTGCTGCCGGCTGTATGCAAAAACGTGGGACTCGTCAACTATTCTAGCAGCTCGCAATCCAAAGACGACGAtggctcctcctcctccgatGATGAgaagaaaaccaaaaaggcACGCAAGCCGGCTGAGCCAACAGAAACAGCGGCACAGCGTTTGAATCGTTTGCTGGGCAGTATGCAAACGCAGTCCAATGATCAGTTGACTGCCACGGAGTTTCCACGTCCCGGCGATGCTAATCGACGGCGCCGGGAGGCTCTGAAGCAGGACCCTGCCTCTAACAAGGATGTGATCACAGCTGCCAAGAATATAGCCAGCATGTTGGGCAGCAGCGAAAGCGATAAGAAGCAAACTGAATCCGAGTTGCTGGCCAAACTGCTAGGACATAATTTGGATGTTGCACCTACTGCAGATGGAGCTCCAGGCGATGCCAAAGGCACAGCAGGAGCGGAGTCCAGTGCCACAGAAAAGGAACTGAATTTGAG TGACATAATTGTGGGCATGAAGATTGATCGTCGCCAGCAGCCAGCTCATCAAGAGCAGACTCGCGGCGAGTATGTGCGTCGCTCGCTGGCATCTCGTCCCCAATCCCGTTCAGACGACCGCAAACATCAAAAGCAGCAGCGACCACAACGTCACGTAAAGCGCGAAGCCGAAGTTTTCACGGGCAGCGTTAATTTATATGGCAGCGAACCGTTGGGCATCTTTACCAAAGCTGCTACCACACTTCAGGATTCACCTGACATTCTGTCCACCTGGTCGTCGCTTAGCGAACGTGAATTAAAGCTGCAGGCAGCGCAGCCGCCAGCAAACCATTTCGAACAAATGATTCAGTGGACAACACAAGGAAAACTCTGGCGTTTC CCATCAAACAACGAGCAGGATCTGCAGGAGGAGGCGAACGTGGACTTTTCCGAGCATATCTTTCTCGAACAGCATTTGGAGGGATGGTGTCCCACCAAAGGACCCATTCGTCATTTCATGGAGCTGGTGTGCGTCGGTCTCTCCAAGAATCCCTATGTGACGGCACAAGAGAAACAGGAGCACATTTTGTGGTTCCGCGATTACTTTGAGGCCAAGAAGGACATACTCAAGGATCTAATGAGCAAAGAAGGCATTGAGAAAATCAAAAGCGTTTCCGCTTAA